From a region of the Cucumis sativus cultivar 9930 chromosome 6, Cucumber_9930_V3, whole genome shotgun sequence genome:
- the LOC101209044 gene encoding fructose-bisphosphate aldolase 6, cytosolic, with translation MSCYRGKYADELIANAAYIGTPGKGILAADESTGTIGKRLSSISVENVETNRRALRELLFTAPNVLQYLSGVILFEETLYQKTAAGKPFVDVLKEGGVLPGIKVDKGTVELAGTNGETTTQGLDGLAQRCQKYYEAGARFAKWRAVLKIGPNEPSQLSINENANGLARYAIICQENGLVPIVEPEILVDGPHDIKKCADVTERVLAACYKALNDHHVLLEGTLLKPNMVTPGSQSAKVAPEVIAEHTVLALQRTVPAAVPAVVFLSGGQSEEEATINLNAMNKLKGKKPWSLSFSFGRALQQSTLKAWAGKDENIPKAQAALLVRCKANSEATLGTYKGDAKISEGAAESLHVDNYKY, from the exons ATGTCTTGCTACAGAGGCAAATACGCTG ACGAGCTTATTGCCAATGCTGCCTACATTGGAACTCCTGGAAAGGGTATTCTTGCTGCTGATGAATCGACTGGCACTATTGGAAAGCGTCTTTCCAGCATCAGTGTTGAGAATGTTGAAACAAACAGGCGTGCTCTTCGTGAGCTCCTTTTCACTGCTCCTAATGTTCTTCAATATCTCAGTGGGGTCATTCTCTTCGAGGAAACACTCTACCAGAAGACAGCTGCAG GCAAGCCTTTCGTTGATGTTTTGAAGGAAGGTGGGGTTCTCCCTGGCATTAAGGTTGACAAGGGTACTGTTGAACTTGCCGGAACCAATGGCGAAACCACAACCCAGGGTCTTGATGGCCTTGCCCAGCGCTGCCAAAAGTACTATGAAGCTGGTGCTCGTTTTGCCAAATGGCGTGCAGTGCTCAAGATTGGTCCTAACGAACCCTCACAGTTGTCCATTAATGAAAATGCCAATGGATTGGCCAGGTATGCTATCATTTGCCAGGAGAATGGTCTGGTACCTATTGTGGAGCCTGAGATCTTGGTTGATGGTCCTCATGACATCAAGAAGTGCGCTGACGTAACTGAACGCGTTCTTGCTGCCTGTTACAAGGCTCTAAATGACCACCACGTTCTCCTCGAAGGAACCTTGTTGAAGCCCAACATGGTTACCCCTGGATCTCAATCTGCAAAGGTTGCACCAGAAGTGATTGCAGAGCACACCGTCCTTGCCCTACAGCGAACTGTTCCTGCTGCAGTTCCGGCTGTTGTGTTTTTGTCTGGTGGACAGAGTGAAGAGGAGGCCACCATCAACCTTAATGCCATGAACAAACTCAAGGGGAAGAAGCCGTggtctctttctttctcctttggACGTGCTCTGCAGCAGAGTACTCTTAAGGCATGGGCCGGAAAGGATGAAAACATTCCCAAGGCTCAGGCTGCTTTGCTGGTAAGGTGCAAGGCCAACTCCGAAGCAACTCTTGGAACTTACAAGGGTGATGCTAAGATCAGTGAGGGTGCAGCTGAGAGCCTTCACGTTGACAActacaaatattga